From one Streptomyces sp. Q6 genomic stretch:
- a CDS encoding ABC transporter permease: MFRTALRNVFAHKARLLMTVLAVMLGVAFVSGTLVFTNTISSALEKSSAQGFDHVDVALTPGSTKAEGDKVSKEVKLTDATLKRARSVPGAASAYGVVSGYAAVADQDGKLVGNGFSTKGGNYWGSDDARYPLQDGTAPQGANQVALDAETAKRAGYKVGDQVRMSIDGPVLTPTVTGIFTTDDGNVAAGGSLALFDTATAQRLFHKQGAYDEIDVKAAGGTSQDQLKRAVDDALAAHGDDAVHTDTGRQLADDQAEMISTNMSSMKTMLLIFAGIALFVGIFIIANTFTMLVAQRTKELALMRAVGASRRQVTRSVLLEAFVVGAVAAVTGLAVGIGIGAGMRALLGRTGAILPDGPLVVSVGTVVTALVVGVLVTMLAAWLPGRRAAKIPPVAAMSAVHATATTKSLILRNTLGSLVSGVGVAAVLAATTMKGSDGQLPMGAGAALLVIGVFILTPLLSRPLIAAAAPVLRAFGISGKLARLNAVRNPRRTAATASALMIGLTLITGLTVIAGSVQTAIDKMAADSLKADYVVSMANGNALSPDVLKTLEGTDGVTATSGLSNSPSRIGDSTEYLTGVNGSTITKLAELPVDSGSFTVDGAKVVVDDDTAKDHGWTTGSTFTAAYEDGAKQKLTVAGVYEGNEMMRGIMVDAPTLNPHITDGASDMQVMLKTSGGASDATKDKLTKALGENPAIKIQDGKDISNEIAQMFTLMLNMLYGLLAMAVIVAVLGVINTLAMSVFERQQEIGMLRAIGIDRKGIKRMVRLESLVISLFGGVLGIGLGVFFGWAAGQLIGNSMTTYELIVPWARMGVFLALAAAVGILAALWPARRAARLNMLAAIKSE, from the coding sequence ATGTTCAGAACAGCCCTGCGCAACGTCTTCGCGCACAAGGCCCGCCTCCTGATGACCGTGCTCGCCGTCATGCTCGGCGTCGCCTTCGTCAGCGGAACCCTCGTCTTCACCAACACCATCTCCTCCGCGCTGGAGAAGTCCTCGGCGCAGGGCTTCGACCACGTCGACGTCGCGCTCACCCCCGGCAGCACCAAGGCCGAGGGCGACAAGGTCAGCAAGGAGGTGAAGCTGACCGACGCCACCCTGAAGCGGGCGCGGAGCGTGCCGGGTGCCGCCTCCGCGTACGGCGTGGTCAGCGGGTACGCGGCCGTCGCCGACCAGGACGGCAAGCTCGTCGGCAACGGCTTCTCCACCAAGGGCGGCAACTACTGGGGCTCCGACGACGCCCGGTACCCGCTCCAGGACGGCACGGCCCCCCAGGGCGCGAACCAGGTCGCGCTCGACGCCGAGACCGCGAAGCGCGCCGGGTACAAGGTCGGCGACCAGGTCCGGATGTCCATCGACGGCCCGGTGCTCACGCCCACCGTCACCGGCATCTTCACCACGGACGACGGCAATGTCGCGGCCGGCGGCTCCCTCGCCCTGTTCGACACGGCGACCGCGCAGCGGCTCTTCCACAAGCAGGGCGCGTACGACGAGATCGACGTGAAGGCCGCGGGCGGCACCAGCCAGGACCAGCTCAAGCGGGCCGTGGACGACGCGCTGGCGGCGCACGGCGACGACGCGGTCCACACGGACACCGGCCGCCAACTCGCCGACGACCAGGCCGAGATGATCTCGACCAACATGAGCTCCATGAAGACGATGCTGCTGATCTTCGCGGGCATCGCGCTCTTCGTGGGCATCTTCATCATCGCCAACACCTTCACGATGCTGGTCGCCCAGCGCACCAAGGAACTCGCGCTGATGCGCGCCGTCGGTGCCTCGCGCCGCCAGGTCACCCGGTCCGTGCTCCTCGAAGCGTTCGTCGTGGGTGCCGTCGCCGCCGTGACCGGTCTCGCCGTCGGCATCGGCATCGGCGCGGGCATGCGCGCGCTGCTCGGCAGGACGGGCGCGATCCTCCCGGACGGCCCGCTGGTCGTCTCGGTCGGCACCGTCGTGACGGCCCTCGTCGTCGGCGTCCTCGTCACGATGCTGGCCGCCTGGCTGCCGGGCCGCCGCGCCGCGAAGATCCCGCCGGTCGCCGCGATGAGCGCGGTGCACGCGACGGCGACCACCAAGTCGCTGATCCTGCGCAACACGCTCGGCTCGCTCGTCTCCGGCGTCGGCGTCGCCGCCGTGCTCGCCGCGACGACCATGAAGGGCAGCGACGGTCAGCTGCCGATGGGCGCGGGCGCCGCCCTGCTCGTCATCGGTGTCTTCATCCTCACGCCGCTGCTGTCGCGCCCGCTGATCGCGGCCGCCGCGCCGGTCCTGCGCGCCTTCGGCATCTCCGGCAAGCTGGCCCGCCTCAACGCGGTCCGCAACCCGCGCCGCACCGCCGCCACCGCCTCGGCGCTGATGATCGGTCTCACCCTCATCACCGGCCTCACCGTCATCGCGGGCAGCGTCCAGACCGCGATCGACAAGATGGCGGCCGACTCCCTCAAGGCCGACTACGTCGTCTCCATGGCGAACGGGAACGCCCTGTCCCCCGACGTCCTGAAGACGCTGGAAGGGACCGACGGCGTCACCGCCACCAGCGGCCTGTCGAACTCGCCGTCCCGGATCGGCGACAGCACCGAGTACCTGACCGGCGTCAACGGCTCGACCATCACGAAGCTGGCCGAACTCCCCGTCGACAGCGGCTCGTTCACGGTCGACGGCGCGAAGGTGGTCGTCGACGACGACACCGCGAAGGACCACGGCTGGACGACCGGTTCGACCTTCACCGCCGCCTACGAGGACGGCGCGAAGCAGAAGCTGACCGTCGCGGGCGTCTACGAGGGCAACGAGATGATGCGGGGCATCATGGTCGACGCCCCGACCCTGAACCCGCACATCACCGACGGCGCCTCCGACATGCAGGTCATGCTGAAGACGTCCGGCGGCGCCTCCGACGCCACCAAGGACAAGCTCACCAAGGCGCTCGGCGAGAACCCGGCGATCAAGATCCAGGACGGCAAGGACATCTCCAACGAGATCGCCCAGATGTTCACGCTGATGCTGAACATGCTCTACGGCCTGCTCGCCATGGCGGTCATCGTCGCCGTCCTCGGCGTCATCAACACCCTCGCCATGTCGGTCTTCGAGCGTCAGCAGGAGATCGGGATGCTCCGCGCGATCGGCATCGACCGCAAGGGCATCAAGCGCATGGTCCGCCTGGAGTCCCTGGTGATCTCCCTGTTCGGCGGCGTCCTCGGCATCGGCCTCGGCGTGTTCTTCGGCTGGGCCGCGGGACAGCTCATCGGCAACTCGATGACGACGTACGAGCTGATCGTGCCCTGGGCCCGGATGGGCGTCTTCCTCGCGCTCGCCGCGGCCGTCGGCATCCTGGCGGCCCTGTGGCCGGCCCGCCGCGCGGCCCGCCTGAACATGCTCGCGGCGATCAAGTCCGAGTAG
- a CDS encoding 4-hydroxybenzoate 3-monooxygenase, with protein MRTTVGIIGAGPAGLLLARLLHNAGIASVVLESRDRAYVEQRQRAGILEQGTVDVLREAGVGARMDREGLPHDGIELRFDRRRHRVDFPALTGGKQVMVYAQTEVCKDLIAAQLADGGPLLFEAEALAVEGAETDTPRVRFRHQGREDVLECDYVVGCDGFWGVARKAVPQDLSRTYERTYPFGWLGILADVAPSHDELVYARSDRGFALLSMRSPTVTRAYLQVPDGTNADDWSDEEIWDELDRRLEVDDPAWRLARGPITQKSVTPMRSYVHEPMRHGRLFLAGDAAHIVPPTGAKGLNLAVGDVVTFARALVAYTRKGDADLLDAYSATCLRRVWQAERFSYAMTTMLHRAPDATDFDDRIQRATLDRVTTSTAAETDLAEAYTGFPL; from the coding sequence ATGCGCACCACCGTCGGCATCATCGGGGCAGGCCCCGCCGGGCTGCTCCTGGCCAGGCTCCTGCACAACGCGGGGATCGCGTCCGTCGTCCTGGAGAGCCGCGACCGCGCCTACGTCGAGCAGCGCCAGCGCGCCGGAATCCTGGAGCAGGGCACCGTCGACGTGCTGCGCGAGGCGGGCGTCGGCGCGCGCATGGACCGCGAGGGGCTGCCCCACGACGGCATCGAGCTCCGCTTCGACCGCCGCAGGCACCGCGTCGACTTCCCCGCCCTGACCGGCGGGAAGCAGGTGATGGTCTACGCGCAGACCGAGGTCTGCAAGGACCTCATCGCCGCCCAGCTCGCCGACGGCGGCCCGCTCCTGTTCGAGGCGGAGGCGCTCGCCGTGGAGGGCGCCGAGACGGACACCCCGCGCGTCCGCTTCCGGCACCAAGGCCGCGAGGACGTCCTGGAGTGCGACTACGTCGTCGGCTGCGACGGCTTCTGGGGCGTGGCCCGCAAGGCCGTCCCGCAGGACCTCTCACGGACGTACGAGCGCACGTACCCCTTCGGCTGGCTCGGCATCCTCGCCGACGTCGCCCCGTCCCACGACGAGCTCGTCTACGCCCGCAGCGACCGCGGCTTCGCCCTGCTCAGCATGCGGTCCCCCACCGTCACCCGCGCCTACCTCCAGGTCCCCGACGGCACGAACGCCGACGACTGGTCCGACGAGGAGATCTGGGACGAGCTCGACCGCCGCCTGGAGGTCGACGACCCCGCCTGGCGCCTGGCCCGCGGCCCGATCACCCAGAAGTCCGTCACCCCCATGCGCTCCTACGTCCACGAGCCCATGCGGCACGGCCGGCTCTTCCTCGCCGGCGACGCGGCCCACATCGTCCCCCCGACCGGCGCCAAGGGCCTGAACCTCGCTGTCGGCGACGTCGTCACCTTCGCCCGCGCCCTGGTGGCCTACACGCGGAAGGGGGACGCGGACCTGCTCGACGCGTACTCCGCGACCTGCCTGCGCCGTGTCTGGCAGGCCGAGCGGTTCAGCTACGCGATGACGACGATGCTGCACCGCGCCCCCGACGCGACCGACTTCGACGACCGGATCCAGCGGGCCACCCTCGACCGCGTCACCACGTCGACCGCCGCGGAGACCGATCTCGCGGAGGCCTACACGGGCTTCCCCCTCTGA
- a CDS encoding cyclopropane-fatty-acyl-phospholipid synthase family protein, translating into MQDAAQRLKNLAEQLLGAELPVRLRAWDGSEAGPPNTPVLIVRNRRALRRLLWKPGELGLARAWVAGDLDVEGDLYAVLDAVAALIWERDEDDRRSLADAAKDPAVRAAFRELLKLAGPYPPPAPPAEEMRRRNRLHRHTKGTDKQAISHHYDVGNDFYELVLGPSMVYSCAYFASEEATLESAQRDKLELICGKLGLRPGMRLLDVGCGWGSMAIHAAREHGVSVVGVTLSQEQAAYARKRVADEGLTDRVEIRVQDYRDVRDGPYDAISSIGMAEHVGSERYVEYASALHALLVPGGRLLNHQIARRPQQDESAYEVDEFIDAYVFPDGELAPLGTTTGNLERAGFEVRDIEAIRPHYALTLRQWVRNLEARWPEALKLVSPGRARVWRLYMAASALSFERNRIGVNQILAVRTPASGESGMPLRARTWNT; encoded by the coding sequence ATGCAGGACGCCGCACAGCGGCTGAAGAACCTCGCCGAGCAGCTGCTCGGCGCTGAACTCCCGGTGCGTCTTCGCGCCTGGGACGGCTCGGAGGCCGGCCCTCCGAACACCCCCGTGCTGATCGTGCGCAACCGCCGGGCGCTGCGCCGCCTGCTGTGGAAGCCGGGCGAGCTGGGTCTGGCCCGCGCCTGGGTCGCCGGTGACCTGGACGTCGAGGGCGACCTGTACGCGGTCCTCGACGCCGTGGCGGCGCTGATCTGGGAGCGCGACGAGGACGACCGCCGCTCCCTCGCCGACGCGGCCAAGGACCCGGCCGTCCGGGCCGCGTTCCGCGAGCTGCTCAAGCTGGCGGGCCCCTACCCGCCGCCCGCGCCGCCCGCCGAGGAGATGCGCCGCAGGAACCGCCTGCACCGCCACACCAAGGGCACCGACAAGCAGGCCATCAGCCACCACTACGACGTCGGCAACGACTTCTACGAGCTGGTCCTCGGCCCGTCCATGGTGTACTCCTGCGCCTACTTCGCGTCGGAGGAGGCGACCCTCGAATCCGCCCAGCGCGACAAGCTGGAACTGATCTGCGGCAAGCTCGGTCTGCGGCCCGGCATGCGGCTGCTCGACGTCGGCTGCGGCTGGGGCTCCATGGCCATCCACGCCGCCCGCGAGCACGGCGTGAGTGTCGTCGGCGTCACCCTCTCGCAGGAACAGGCCGCCTACGCCAGGAAGCGCGTCGCCGACGAGGGCCTCACCGACCGGGTCGAGATCCGCGTCCAGGACTACCGCGACGTGCGCGACGGCCCGTACGACGCGATCTCCTCCATCGGGATGGCCGAGCACGTGGGCTCCGAGCGGTACGTGGAGTACGCGAGCGCCCTGCACGCCCTCCTCGTCCCCGGCGGGCGGCTGCTCAACCACCAGATCGCGCGGCGGCCCCAGCAGGACGAATCGGCGTACGAGGTCGACGAGTTCATCGACGCGTACGTCTTCCCGGACGGCGAGCTCGCGCCGCTCGGCACGACGACCGGGAACCTGGAGCGGGCCGGCTTCGAGGTCCGGGACATCGAGGCGATCCGCCCGCACTACGCCCTCACGCTGCGCCAGTGGGTGCGCAACCTGGAGGCCCGCTGGCCCGAGGCCCTGAAGCTGGTCAGCCCCGGCCGAGCCCGCGTCTGGCGCCTCTACATGGCCGCCTCCGCGCTGAGCTTCGAGCGCAACCGCATCGGCGTCAACCAGATCCTCGCGGTGAGGACACCGGCGAGCGGGGAGTCGGGGATGCCGCTGCGGGCGCGCACCTGGAACACCTGA
- a CDS encoding ABC transporter ATP-binding protein, with product MTTTPLAGRTTTAAARATDLSKIYGQGETQVVALDQVSVAFRQSEFTAIMGPSGSGKSTLMHCVAGLDTFSSGSVRIGETELGPLKDKQLTRLRRDKIGFIFQAFNLLPTLTALENITLPMDIAGRKPDQQWLEKVIGMVGLSDRLGHRPSQLSGGQQQRVAVARALASRPDIVFGDEPTGNLDSRSGAEVLGFLRNSVREMGQTVVMVTHDPVAAAYADRVIFLADGRIVDEMYEPTADTVLDRMPRPSGGNPQTLGFDTKGRTS from the coding sequence GTGACCACCACCCCGCTCGCAGGCCGGACCACGACGGCGGCCGCCCGCGCCACGGATCTGTCCAAGATCTACGGACAGGGCGAGACCCAGGTGGTCGCGCTCGACCAGGTCTCCGTCGCGTTCCGGCAGTCCGAGTTCACCGCGATCATGGGCCCGTCCGGCTCCGGCAAGTCGACGCTGATGCACTGCGTGGCGGGCCTGGACACCTTCTCCTCCGGCTCGGTCCGGATCGGTGAGACCGAGCTCGGCCCGCTGAAGGACAAGCAGCTCACCAGGCTCCGCCGGGACAAGATCGGCTTCATCTTCCAGGCGTTCAACCTGCTGCCGACGCTGACCGCCCTGGAGAACATCACGCTCCCCATGGACATCGCGGGCCGCAAGCCCGACCAGCAGTGGCTGGAGAAGGTGATCGGGATGGTGGGTCTCTCCGACCGTCTCGGGCACCGCCCGTCGCAGCTCTCCGGCGGCCAGCAGCAGCGCGTCGCCGTGGCCCGCGCGCTGGCCTCCCGGCCTGACATCGTCTTCGGCGACGAGCCCACCGGAAACCTGGACTCGCGCTCCGGCGCCGAGGTCCTCGGCTTCCTGCGCAACTCCGTGCGCGAGATGGGCCAGACCGTCGTCATGGTCACCCACGACCCGGTCGCGGCGGCGTACGCGGACCGCGTGATCTTCCTGGCCGACGGCCGCATCGTGGACGAGATGTACGAGCCGACGGCGGACACGGTCCTGGACCGGATGCCGCGCCCTTCCGGGGGAAACCCCCAGACCCTCGGATTCGACACCAAGGGCCGCACGAGCTGA